The following are from one region of the Rhodopirellula sp. P2 genome:
- a CDS encoding UbiA family prenyltransferase encodes MNPHSSRSSLPANATFRTRLFSWAKLVRLPNGFTVVADVSAAFLLVLGASGWLRSGDDSAGSVWPFLALVVASGVALYWGGMVLNDVFDIRADRRARSERPLPRREIRLADARRVGWALLVVGMVLAALIGAVPGVIALLLSICIVAYDGPFKRTPIASVLMGGCRVLSFLLGSTAAHSVIPAEQWQGRVSVLGEPVWMHITPVSFAFAIGMGLYITGVTTFARREAIGDRSLHLPWGWFGMTLGGVVLALAPRVAGLFSNADVPVDWTRGWQIDPVLIFPATIALMIVPTLARGWTAWHSPSPQRIQLTIKSAIMAIIPLMAAITMLGAGAIPSLCVFALVIPSTWLARRFRVT; translated from the coding sequence ATGAACCCCCATTCATCTCGTTCTTCGCTTCCTGCCAACGCCACGTTCCGAACGCGTTTGTTCTCCTGGGCGAAACTTGTTCGACTGCCCAATGGATTCACGGTGGTCGCCGATGTGTCGGCCGCATTCTTGTTGGTGCTGGGCGCCAGCGGTTGGTTGCGATCGGGCGATGACAGTGCGGGTTCAGTTTGGCCATTCCTCGCGTTGGTCGTTGCCTCAGGTGTTGCGTTGTACTGGGGCGGCATGGTGCTCAACGATGTCTTTGACATCCGAGCCGATCGCCGAGCACGCAGCGAGCGACCGCTCCCTCGCCGCGAGATTCGGTTGGCGGATGCTCGACGCGTCGGCTGGGCATTGCTCGTCGTGGGAATGGTTTTGGCCGCGTTGATTGGCGCGGTCCCAGGTGTGATCGCGTTGCTGTTGAGCATCTGCATTGTCGCTTACGACGGCCCCTTCAAACGCACTCCCATCGCCTCCGTGTTGATGGGTGGGTGCCGCGTGTTGAGCTTCTTGCTGGGATCGACAGCGGCTCATTCTGTGATCCCCGCGGAGCAATGGCAGGGACGTGTGTCCGTCCTCGGCGAGCCCGTTTGGATGCACATCACACCCGTCTCGTTCGCGTTTGCAATTGGGATGGGGCTGTACATCACCGGGGTCACCACCTTCGCACGTCGAGAAGCGATCGGTGATCGCAGCCTGCACCTGCCTTGGGGCTGGTTCGGGATGACATTGGGCGGCGTGGTGCTGGCCCTCGCCCCTCGCGTTGCCGGTCTCTTTTCCAACGCCGACGTGCCTGTTGATTGGACGCGAGGTTGGCAAATTGACCCCGTGCTGATCTTTCCCGCCACGATTGCCTTGATGATCGTACCAACGCTGGCGAGAGGTTGGACAGCGTGGCATTCACCGTCGCCCCAACGCATTCAGTTGACGATCAAGTCCGCGATCATGGCCATCATTCCCTTGATGGCCGCGATCACCATGCTCGGAGCCGGAGCCATCCCATCGCTCTGCGTCTTCGCCCTGGTGATCCCCTCCACATGGCTCGCCCGCCGCTTCCGAGTGACCTAA
- a CDS encoding DUF11 domain-containing protein, with the protein MMHPARLSEIAILSPPTNIARSSSAPMCLAWLAVGAAAMLISGCATPVASPSVPPTASLTQHPVQPTQPTPPFAQAAATPTPPALDVASLYGSTSVTSDVPGANLTIGPPAIAQVGFRNQTACGCGSTACAGECGSTNGMMGDCVACQPMPAMPMMRAPWGVDPQEFLCDGGDQNPQARLTRGGLINGLQPEDTVTHYTTEAGDIEFSASNRVCVYSPRFASVRRITGAIVNDRSITVGGTFQPVGPRGIDLDQPGLVMTDTTKIAHSELTRRVDAMRDRNRGVPVDNVQQIEVAEDVLALLTNIRQLSLSELDESQLALVERFANAAIAWSIDESVEVEIQDLKPPTLTRDQKVDAVVVYDFPEAGRVNLIKLADKQHAPVGDTVTFALRLQNVGDSPVNGVVVTDNLTTRLEYIAESESATINADFSIQPNQAGSDQLIWKLTEELDVGETVTIEFQCKVR; encoded by the coding sequence ATGATGCATCCAGCTCGCCTATCCGAGATCGCGATCCTGTCGCCGCCAACGAACATCGCTCGATCAAGCAGTGCACCGATGTGCTTGGCTTGGTTGGCCGTTGGTGCTGCCGCGATGTTGATCAGTGGTTGCGCCACGCCGGTCGCCTCGCCCAGCGTGCCGCCGACCGCCTCGCTCACTCAGCATCCAGTCCAACCGACTCAACCCACCCCGCCCTTCGCGCAGGCTGCTGCAACTCCCACTCCACCTGCGTTGGATGTGGCATCGTTGTATGGATCGACTTCCGTGACGTCCGACGTTCCTGGGGCCAACCTCACGATCGGTCCACCAGCGATCGCTCAAGTTGGTTTTCGAAATCAAACCGCGTGCGGATGCGGAAGCACTGCCTGCGCCGGCGAATGTGGTTCCACCAACGGCATGATGGGTGACTGTGTTGCCTGTCAGCCGATGCCTGCCATGCCCATGATGCGCGCTCCGTGGGGCGTCGACCCACAAGAGTTCCTGTGCGACGGCGGCGACCAGAATCCACAAGCTCGATTGACTCGAGGCGGATTGATCAACGGCCTGCAGCCCGAAGACACCGTCACCCACTACACCACCGAGGCAGGCGACATTGAATTCTCTGCCTCCAATCGGGTCTGCGTTTACTCGCCCCGATTTGCATCGGTGCGCCGGATCACGGGAGCGATTGTGAATGATCGTTCGATCACCGTTGGCGGCACGTTCCAACCCGTGGGACCGCGTGGCATTGACTTGGATCAGCCCGGGTTGGTGATGACCGACACCACCAAGATTGCTCACAGCGAATTGACGCGACGCGTCGATGCGATGCGAGATCGCAATCGTGGCGTTCCCGTCGACAACGTTCAACAAATCGAAGTCGCCGAAGATGTCCTCGCCTTGTTGACCAACATTCGCCAACTCAGCTTGTCCGAACTGGACGAGTCCCAACTGGCTCTTGTCGAACGCTTCGCCAACGCCGCCATCGCCTGGTCGATCGACGAATCGGTCGAAGTCGAAATCCAAGACTTGAAACCACCTACGTTGACCCGCGACCAAAAGGTCGATGCCGTGGTCGTGTATGACTTCCCTGAGGCGGGACGCGTCAACCTGATCAAGTTGGCTGACAAACAACACGCACCGGTCGGTGACACGGTGACCTTCGCGCTGCGATTGCAGAATGTGGGTGACTCACCAGTCAACGGGGTCGTCGTGACGGACAACCTGACCACACGTCTGGAATACATCGCCGAATCGGAATCCGCGACCATCAACGCCGACTTCAGCATCCAACCGAACCAAGCCGGCTCGGATCAATTGATCTGGAAACTGACCGAGGAACTCGATGTCGGTGAAACCGTCACGATCGAATTCCAATGCAAGGTGCGTTGA